Below is a genomic region from Synergistes jonesii.
CCTGGATATCCTGTACCGCAGAAGCGGCAAATCAAGGCCATACGCGAGCACGCCCCTCTTCAGCAATGTCAGCCACAGCGCATAGTCTTCGTGCGTACCATCTCCCGAGGGGACATTATACAATAACAGAGATTTTTTTACCATTATCGACGAGCAGGATATGAGGTTCTGCTTCAGGAGTTCCCTATAGCCGATCGTCTCAGGCACGTTCATTATCCATCCGTAAGGCTCGCCCCTTTCGTTCATGAACGAGGAAGCGGTGTACGTGAATTCGGCGTTTTTTTCTTTCGCGAATTCCAGCTGTTTTTGTAATTTATCGCTCTCCCAGCAGTCGTCGGCGTCCAGATAGGCTATCCACTCTCCGCGCGCCATTTTGAGCGCGAAGTCGCGCGAACGCTTCGCGCCGACGTTTTTCTCGCCGCGGTACAGCCTGACTCTGGGGTCATAGGCGCAGAAGCTTTCCGCCTTTTCCGCCGTGTCGTCGGCGGAGCGGTCGTCTACGACCAGCAGCTCCCAATTGCAGAAGCTCTGCGAGAGGACCGAGCGGATCGCCTCGGAGATATATTTTCCGGCGTTGTACGCCGGCATGATCACCGACACCAGCGGCCCGTTGTCGCGAAGTTCCAAATCGCCAACCCTTTCCATGCCGTGCATTTTCTTACGCCTCTTTTCGCGCGCGGCGCAAAATCCGCCTGCGACACGCTTAAATGATAACACACAAAGCTGGGTAAGGCACTATAGCCCGCTCACGGCGGTATAAAAACAGGAAGAGCGATTTGCGAGAAATCCGGCTGTTGATTTTACTGATTTGTATTTCGAGCCGCGCATAAAAATAGGGAGGCTCCTTTCGGAGGCCTCCCCTTTTGCTTTTCTGCGGAGGGTTACAGCTCCCTCGGCTGCGCTTGGTAGTGCGTGTGGAGGTAGTGATGCGACTTCTCTCCCAGCGGCTTGCCGAGCCAGTTTTTGTAAAGGGCGATGATGTCCGGGTTGTTGTGCGACTGGCGCAGGGTGTTCGCCTCGTCGTCGCGGTAGATGGCCGCGGTGCGCGCCGCGCGGATCTCCGGCGTCACCGGCTGGGGCTGTCCGCCGCCGCCGATGCATCCGCCCGGGCAGGCCATGACTTCGATGAAGTGGTAGTCCGCTTCGCCTGCGCGGACCTTGTCCATCAGGATTTTGGCGTTTCTCAGCGTGTGGGCCACCGCGAGCTTCACTGTGACGTTCCGGCCCTTGATCGGCACTTCGACGCTGGCTTCTTTGATGCCTTCCATGCCGCGGACCGGCTTGAAGGCGATTCCCGGGATTTCCTTGCCGTCGTTGAGGATCGAGTAGACGGTGCGTATCGCGGCTTCCATAACGCCGCCCGTCGCCCCGAAGATCACGCCGGCGCCGGTCGATGTACCGAGCGGGCTGTCGTATTTTTCTTCGGGCAGGCTCTTGAAGTCGATGCCGGCGTTTTT
It encodes:
- a CDS encoding glycosyltransferase family 2 protein, with product MHGMERVGDLELRDNGPLVSVIMPAYNAGKYISEAIRSVLSQSFCNWELLVVDDRSADDTAEKAESFCAYDPRVRLYRGEKNVGAKRSRDFALKMARGEWIAYLDADDCWESDKLQKQLEFAKEKNAEFTYTASSFMNERGEPYGWIMNVPETIGYRELLKQNLISCSSIMVKKSLLLYNVPSGDGTHEDYALWLTLLKRGVLAYGLDLPLLRYRISRDSKSGNKLRSALMTYRTYRLAGLSRLEAARAMFPYAFKSIKKYRNIRNSRNIQR